One segment of Methylotuvimicrobium sp. KM2 DNA contains the following:
- a CDS encoding nodulation protein NfeD, giving the protein MKRHIERRTVLPLLLVMAMFINSVSAENNQAAIPATTIVQLTIQDAIGPATSDYIERSMDKASESGAKAILITLDTPGGLDTSMRQIIKKIIASPIPVITYVTPGGARAASAGTYILYASHIAAMTPGTNLGAATPVQLIGPTEAPGEQSGKDQSADQTSSSKSPKNAMAQKAINDAVAYIRSLAEMRGRNADWGEQAVRDAASLSAEKALKLNVVDVLANDRYELLKQLDQRKINVLGRDIVLSTENAAFQALEPDWRSELLAVITNPNIAYILLIAGIYGLIFEFSNPGAIVPGTIGGICLLLALFAFQVLPINYAGFALILLGISLMIAEAFVPSIGILGFGGLTAFVIGSVILMDTDAPGFGIDIALVGAFALTSAAFLIFALGMLLKSRQKPIVTGREELLGETGIALADFTDLGPVRIHSEIWQAHSREALKKNQRVRVTGRNGLILEVNSTPNQEHKDV; this is encoded by the coding sequence ATGAAAAGACACATCGAACGCCGCACAGTCCTGCCGCTACTTCTTGTCATGGCTATGTTTATCAATTCCGTCTCGGCTGAAAACAATCAAGCCGCCATTCCCGCAACAACGATTGTTCAATTAACCATTCAAGATGCTATTGGTCCTGCAACTTCGGACTATATCGAGCGCAGCATGGACAAGGCTTCCGAATCCGGGGCTAAAGCGATCTTGATCACGCTCGACACGCCGGGCGGTCTTGACACATCCATGCGGCAAATCATTAAAAAAATCATTGCCTCCCCGATTCCAGTGATCACTTATGTCACACCGGGCGGGGCACGAGCCGCCAGCGCCGGAACTTATATCCTTTACGCAAGCCATATCGCCGCAATGACGCCGGGAACCAACCTTGGCGCCGCTACACCGGTACAATTAATCGGTCCAACCGAAGCGCCGGGCGAACAGTCCGGCAAAGATCAATCCGCCGACCAGACTTCTTCAAGCAAATCGCCTAAAAACGCAATGGCGCAAAAAGCCATCAACGATGCAGTTGCTTATATCAGAAGCCTGGCCGAAATGCGCGGCAGAAACGCCGATTGGGGAGAGCAAGCTGTTCGAGATGCGGCAAGTCTTTCGGCCGAAAAAGCCCTAAAACTCAATGTTGTCGATGTCCTGGCTAACGATAGATACGAATTATTAAAACAACTCGATCAACGAAAAATTAACGTACTCGGGCGCGATATCGTTTTATCTACAGAAAATGCAGCGTTTCAAGCCCTAGAGCCTGACTGGCGAAGCGAATTATTGGCAGTCATTACTAATCCGAATATCGCTTATATCTTACTTATTGCCGGAATTTACGGCCTGATATTCGAATTTTCCAATCCCGGAGCCATCGTCCCGGGCACCATCGGCGGCATTTGCTTATTGTTGGCGCTTTTCGCATTTCAAGTCTTACCGATTAACTATGCCGGATTCGCATTGATTCTTTTAGGGATTTCACTAATGATCGCCGAAGCCTTCGTACCTAGTATCGGCATACTCGGTTTCGGCGGCTTGACCGCGTTTGTGATTGGTTCCGTCATTCTGATGGATACCGATGCCCCCGGATTCGGCATCGACATTGCCCTAGTCGGCGCTTTCGCGCTTACCAGCGCGGCATTCTTGATTTTCGCCTTAGGCATGTTGTTAAAATCAAGACAAAAGCCCATCGTAACCGGTCGGGAAGAATTGCTTGGCGAAACCGGTATTGCACTTGCCGATTTCACCGACCTAGGCCCCGTCCGTATCCACAGCGAAATTTGGCAAGCCCACAGCCGAGAAGCACTCAAAAAAAACCAGCGGGTTCGCGTAACCGGTCGGAACGGCCTTATCCTTGAGGTTAATTCCACACCCAACCAGGAGCACAAAGATGTTTGA